The genomic segment GATTATCATATAAGCTATAATTTTCAAATGTAGTTATAAGGATAATTTATTGCTGACTAATTAGGGCTGATTTTCGGAGCGTTTGCAAGATATCAACTCTAAACTGCAACAATATATCAATTTAACTCTAAAAAGCACAAAAAGAGTTAGGATTTTTCTTCCTAACTCTTTTTGCTAATTTATTATTAAGCTTTATTGTCATCATTATCTTCTTTACTCTCATCATCTACTTCTTCATAGTTAACATCAATTGATTCGGATAAATTATCCCAATCATCTTCTTCATCGGTCTGCTGCCAATTATACTGCTGACTATCACTATTGCCTTTATTACCTCCAAAGAAGCTAAACTGAATATTACCTTTATCAATCTGCTTCTTTAATGTTTTTTTAACTAATCTCCTGATTGCTTTCCGAGTAAGAGGAATTATCAAACTAAAGCCGGTAATATCAGTCAATAAACCTGGAGTCAACAGCAGCCCTCCACCAATTAAAATTAATAATCCTTCAATTAAACTATCTGCTGGCAAACTTCCTGCTGCCAATTTATTTCGAATCTGATTAACCACTAGAAAACCCTGACTGCGTGCCAATGAAGCACCTACAACACCAGTTACAGCAATTAAACCGATTGTCGGCAGCAGTCCAACATAGCTACCTAGTTGGATTAATAAAGCTAACTCCAATATCGGAACTATGGTAAATAAGAGTAATAATCTAATAAACATTTTCTCACCTTCTTATAATTACTTTCTAATTTATTTATATTACTTTATTATACATAGTATGGTGAAAAAATGCAATTTAATTAGGAATTATTCATTAATAAGCATACATATTACCATACGGCCGATGAGAGACCGGAATCAACTTAGAAAATTTAGCCTCCATTATTTCCTCTAAATCCAGATTAAACTGCTGACAATAATCTGTTAAGGAATTCCTAATCTCCTGTCTATCAGCTGGAGTAGCTTCCGTAACTTTTACTTCCAACCCTGTTAAGTAATCTTCAATTTCATCTCTAATATAGATGACTCCCCCATGCATTCCAACTGCTACATGATTACCGATAATCGGTTCATCAGCTTGCCGGTCAAGCCCTAACAGAATCAAACGTCCTCCAGCCATATATTCACCAAAAAAGTCACCAGCCGTACCGCCGACAATGATTGTCGGCTGTTTATCCTGATAGCCCTTCATATGAATTCCTACTCGATAACCGACGCTATCTCTAACATAGACTTCACCGCCGCGCATACTGTAGCCTAAAGTATCCCCTGTCTGGCCGTTAATTACTAATTTACCACCGTTCATAGTATTAGCAATACCATCCTGACCATTGCCGTTAACAACTATTTCTACTCCATTAGTAAAAGCTGCCAAATCATTTCCCGGCGTACCGTTGATTATCAATTTAGCATTACTTTCCAAGCCATCGCCGATATAACGTTGGCCGTTAACATTATCTAAAGTAATCTCTGTTTCGCCACTCTTAAGTAACTCTTTAACCTCTTTATTCAGTTCTTTATAATAGACACCAGCTGCATCTATCGTAGCCATCTTGTTCCCTCCTATCCTTACTTTGCTAATCTTTCTTGACGCCAACCTTTATCAAAAGAAAGATACCCAAAGTCATCACTTAATAACTGATCCTTAACTTCAGCAATATTCTTTTCTTCTTTAATTAAATCGATCAAAATTCCAGCCCGGTCGATATCATTGAGGTAAATAAAGCCTACAATTCGATCATCCCGCAGAACTATCTTCTTATAAACCTTCTTGTCTTCATCCTTAGTGACTAAGACTTCATACTCCTTACCGTCCGGATTAATAATTCCAGCAGTAATCATCGGCAGTCCAAAGAATCCAATAGAATTGCGGGGAAAGCTTTCTGCATATTTTTCTGCAACTCCTGCCATATTCATTCCGGCTGTCCGACCTTGATTGTAAGCATCAGGCCAGATAGGAACTACACTTTTCATTTTGCGCACTAAATCCTCACCTTCAGCTACATCTCCGGCAGCATAGATATCTTCTGTATTTGTTTCTAATCGATCATTGACAATAATTCCCTGATTCACTTCTATATCTGTTTCTTTTACTATTTCTGTATTTGGTCTTACTCCTACTGCTACTACGGCTAAATCACAATCTAATTTCTGTTCTGATTCTAATTTAACTCCTGTAACTTTCTCACCACCGAGAAATTCAGCAATTGTATCCTCAAATATAAAGTTAATTCCTTTCGCTTCAAGATGCTGTTGAACTAACTTGGCCGCTTCCTTATCTAAAATAGCACTTAAAACTTGATCAGCTAACTCTACAACAGTTACTTCTAAGCCCTGTTTAACTAGCGCTTCCGCTGCCTTCAATCCGATTAAGCCAGCACCTAAAATTACAACCTTGCCTGTTTCTAAGTCTTTAATCTCCCCAGCAATAGATTCAGCATCATCTACCTTAATAAAGTTATAGATGTTATCCTTATTTATCCCTTCCAGTGGTGGAATAAAAGGAGTACCTCCAGTAGCTACCAATAATTTATCAAACCCTACTTCTTCACCATTAGCCAAGTTAACACTGTTAGCTGCTTCATTGATTCCTGTAGCCTTCACACCCAATTTAGTCTCAACATTATTTTCAGCATAAAAGTCGTCTGAACGAAACTTCATCTGCTCCCAATCTACTTTATCAGCTAAATAATAAGAAATCAGTGGACGCGAATAAGTATGATAGGGTTCATCAGAAATCACTGTTACTCTACTAGCTGCATCAATCTCTCTAATTCCTTCAATAGCTCCGACCCCTGCTGCTGAATTGCCAATAATTACATAATCCATTTTATCCACCTCCTACTCACCTCTATCTTCAAATACTAAAGCACCATTTGGACAGTTTGTCACACAGGCTGGTTCACTTTCTTCCTCTTCACCACAGAGATCACATTTAGAAATTACTTTCTGGCCAGCTTCATCTCTTTGAATTACTCCATAGGAACAAGCCATAATACAGGTCCAGCAGCCTACACATTTATCCTGGTCATAAGTTATCTCACCTGTCTTAGGATCCTTCTGCAGTGCTCCAGTAATACAGGCTCTCGTGCAGTCAGCTTCTTCACAATGGCGGCACTGTAGCGCCAGTGAAAGTACTCCTTTAGATTCAATTACTACCCGCGGTGTAATCTTTTCTAATTTATGGGCCTTAATTATATCCTGTGATTCAGAATGATTAGTAACACAGTAAACTTCACAGAGCCTACAGCCCAGACAGTATTCCTCTTTAGCATAGACTCGTTTCATTACATCTCCTCCTCGCTTATCAGTTTCAGTCTTAACTTACTCACCAGCATGCTTGATGCCTAGAATATCTAACTCTTTTTCTGTTAAATCCATTCCCCGCAGCATTAATCGATTTCCACGTAGACTCTCTAGGGCATTGATACCCATCCCTCCTAAAATCTCTTTAATTTCATGGGACCAGCCTTCAATCAAATTCTTGACCCGCTTAACACCAAGTTCTGGATTCAATCGTTTGACTAATTCAGGCTCCTGAGTAGCAATTCCCCAGTTACACTTACCTGTATAACACTTCTGACACATATGACAGCCTAAAGCAACTAAAGCTGCCGAAGAAACATAAACAGCATCAGCTCCTAATGCTACAGCCTTTACTATATCAGCACTATTTCTGATACTCCCGCTTACCACCAAAGAAACATTATTTCGCAACCTTTCTTCACGTAACCGATCATCCACAGCAGCTAAGGCCAATTCAATCGGAATCCCGACATTATCTCGAATCATTGTCGGAGCTGCACCTGTACCACCCCGATAGCCGTCAATAGCAATAATATCAGCACCAGCAGTAGCAATTCCAGCAGCAATAGCTGCTACATTATGAACGGCTGAAATCTTAACCGACACCGGCTTTTCATAATCAGTTGCTTCCTTTAACGCATAGATTAACTGACGTAGATCCTCAATAGAATAAATATCATGATGCGGTGCTGGTGATAAGGCATCAGAACCTTCAGGAATCATTCGCGTCTCAGATACTTCTTTACCTACTTTCTCTCCCGGCAGATGGCCGCCGATACCTGGCTTTGCTCCCTGACCAATCTTAATCTCAATTGCTGCTCCAGCATTTAAATACTCCTGATGGACTCCAAAACGTCCAGAAGCTACCTGCACAATAGTATTATCCCGATACTGGTATAAATCTTCGTGCAATCCGCCTTCACCGGTATTATACATCATACCCATTTCACTAGCTGCCTGGGCTAAAGCCTTACAGGCATTGATACTGATGGAGCCAAAAGACATAGCCCCAAACATAATCGGAGTTTCTAACTCTAACTGCGGCGGTAAATCTTCAACTTCTCCTTCTTCGTTAAATTCTATTTGGTCCGGTTTGCGGCCCAAATAAGTCTTTAACTCCATCGGCTCTCGTAGCGGGTCAATAGAAGGATTAGTTACCTGACTAGCATTCAATAGAATATGATCCCAATAGATCTTTTTATCTGTAGGATTACCCATTCCTGTCAATAAAATTCCGCCAGTATCTGCCTGCTTCTGTATATTAGTAATCATTTCTTCTGTCCAGTTACTATTCTGCTTATACTCCAGTGGATATTCTTTAATTACTAAAGCATTAGTTGGACAGAGTGCTACACAGCGATGGCAGTTAACACAATTAATATCTTCTGCCCGCATCTTTTCTAAATCTTCATCATACCAATGGACTTCATTGGCACACTGACGCTCACAGACCTGACATTCAATACATTTATCCATATTGCGTTCAACTATAAATTCCGGATTCTTTAAATTTAGACTCATACTCCTTGCCTCCCTTCTAATAATCCAATTACTGCTTCGCCGCCTTTCGGTGTTCGAATCTCCTTTGGATTAGAACAGATTTGGCGAATAGCTGACTCTTCACTAGCAACATAGGTTCTCTCATCATCTTTAGCCACAACTAAGGGACGTAACTTAATTCTATCATTTAAAGCAATAAAACCATCTTTATGGCCTAAAATAACAGAGAATGGTCCATTCAATAAAGCACTACTATAAACAGTACGAATCGTTTTAGCAATCTTGGCTTCTTTTTCATCCATCCGCTCAATCTCACTCCATAACGGAGCAGCTACAGCTTTAACTGCTGCTTCTAAAGGTAGGTCATGCTTTCTTAACATCAAATCGAACAGATAAGTAATTGCTTCTGTATCAGTCTGCATTGCACATTCATAGCCGAACATCTCTAAATAGCGTTTATTGGCCCCATAGGAAGAGATCTCACCATTATGGACAATAGACCAATCCAACAGAGTAAAGGGATGGGCTCCGCCCCACCAGCCTGGTGTATTAGT from the Acetohalobium arabaticum DSM 5501 genome contains:
- a CDS encoding FxsA family protein, giving the protein MFIRLLLLFTIVPILELALLIQLGSYVGLLPTIGLIAVTGVVGASLARSQGFLVVNQIRNKLAAGSLPADSLIEGLLILIGGGLLLTPGLLTDITGFSLIIPLTRKAIRRLVKKTLKKQIDKGNIQFSFFGGNKGNSDSQQYNWQQTDEEDDWDNLSESIDVNYEEVDDESKEDNDDNKA
- a CDS encoding NAD(P)/FAD-dependent oxidoreductase, with the protein product MDYVIIGNSAAGVGAIEGIREIDAASRVTVISDEPYHTYSRPLISYYLADKVDWEQMKFRSDDFYAENNVETKLGVKATGINEAANSVNLANGEEVGFDKLLVATGGTPFIPPLEGINKDNIYNFIKVDDAESIAGEIKDLETGKVVILGAGLIGLKAAEALVKQGLEVTVVELADQVLSAILDKEAAKLVQQHLEAKGINFIFEDTIAEFLGGEKVTGVKLESEQKLDCDLAVVAVGVRPNTEIVKETDIEVNQGIIVNDRLETNTEDIYAAGDVAEGEDLVRKMKSVVPIWPDAYNQGRTAGMNMAGVAEKYAESFPRNSIGFFGLPMITAGIINPDGKEYEVLVTKDEDKKVYKKIVLRDDRIVGFIYLNDIDRAGILIDLIKEEKNIAEVKDQLLSDDFGYLSFDKGWRQERLAK
- a CDS encoding 4Fe-4S dicluster domain-containing protein → MKRVYAKEEYCLGCRLCEVYCVTNHSESQDIIKAHKLEKITPRVVIESKGVLSLALQCRHCEEADCTRACITGALQKDPKTGEITYDQDKCVGCWTCIMACSYGVIQRDEAGQKVISKCDLCGEEEESEPACVTNCPNGALVFEDRGE
- a CDS encoding FMN-binding glutamate synthase family protein, which produces MSLNLKNPEFIVERNMDKCIECQVCERQCANEVHWYDEDLEKMRAEDINCVNCHRCVALCPTNALVIKEYPLEYKQNSNWTEEMITNIQKQADTGGILLTGMGNPTDKKIYWDHILLNASQVTNPSIDPLREPMELKTYLGRKPDQIEFNEEGEVEDLPPQLELETPIMFGAMSFGSISINACKALAQAASEMGMMYNTGEGGLHEDLYQYRDNTIVQVASGRFGVHQEYLNAGAAIEIKIGQGAKPGIGGHLPGEKVGKEVSETRMIPEGSDALSPAPHHDIYSIEDLRQLIYALKEATDYEKPVSVKISAVHNVAAIAAGIATAGADIIAIDGYRGGTGAAPTMIRDNVGIPIELALAAVDDRLREERLRNNVSLVVSGSIRNSADIVKAVALGADAVYVSSAALVALGCHMCQKCYTGKCNWGIATQEPELVKRLNPELGVKRVKNLIEGWSHEIKEILGGMGINALESLRGNRLMLRGMDLTEKELDILGIKHAGE